gtgttccaagtgaatctgcggccccctggtggccagtacataaacgacgtggcccccaccaccatccaagCTGCTCATCCCTGGTCTCGAGGTAGAATGTAACAGAAATatgcaataaaaaaaatattggaaactattttaaaatgtcataattacaataaatataaaaacacaacaaatgcaGGTAATTAAAAAAGTAACATGTTTAGTAGatgaagccccccccccccccaccttgtGCTGGTCCAGCTTGCGGTGCAGCTCGTTGGCCGTGTCCTCcggctggttcttcagagagacgTCCTCTCGGAGGAGCGTCTCTGCTCGATGCAGCCACGCCCCGAGCCCCCCCAGGGGGCCCGGCAGGGACTGGTCCAGGTGCAGGTGCCACTCcaccagctgcacacacacacacacacacacacacacacacacacacacacacacacacacacacacacacacacacacacacacccagtaaGATACACAGCAGAGATAATCTCTAACTcacttccctccctccctctcactccatcggcctccctccctctcactccatcggcctccctccctctcactcCATCGGCCTCCTCACCTCTCGCTCACAGAAAGCACGGGGACCACAGACTAACGGAAAGTATCATTATCGTATAACGACATTAGAGCGGCACCACTTTGAATAACAGCAAAGCATCAGAGGGCGCTTTGCACGAACAATGAATAAGAATAATCATTAGCTGCAGCCTTTTTAGTAACGGCCCCAGTGGTGTCTGTGGTGGtgttattaatatatatatatatatacacagtgtgtgtgtataagtaCCCGTGCAGAGACCCTCTCCCAGGCCTGCTTCAGGAGGGCCTGGTCCACGGAGAGCTTCCCCTCTCTGCTGATTGGCTGCAGCAGCGGCTCGCTCTGCTTCCTCTTCATCTCAAAGTGCACTCTGAAGCTCTTGAACTCCTGCAGCAGGAACACGGAAACACCAGTTGACCTTTTGCCACATATTTAATACCCTGTGTAACTTCACGATAGTGTTCTTTAATAACGTGCAGTGGGGTGTCTGCCACGCGATGGCACCGCCTGCTCCCTGGGGATATTGAACTGCTCGTGTTCAGTTGTGTTTTCGTGCGGCTGGGTTTATCGTATCTGTAACTACTTCCTTCAGGACGAATCAAGTGCTCTCTCTTCTTCCTAACTCGTGAATTCATCTAAACAAGTCTGTATTGAACTGAAAGCTGTTAAAGTACCTGAGGTGTCTCTCACCTGGAACTCGTCAGAGAGGCGCCTCGTGCGGTGAGACGTACGATGTGAACGTGTATAATATAACGTGCGGTGAGACGTACGATGTGAACGTGTATAATATAACGTGCGGTGAGACGTACGATGTGAACGTGTATAACATAACGTGCGGTGTCTCTCACCTGGTACTTGTCGGTGAGGTTCCCCTCGCCGCCCTGCGCCCGCAGcacctctctctccagctggTCCAGGAACACCTTCAGCTCTCGCAGCATCTTGCGCTCCTCTCGCTGCAACAGGAAACACTATCAGCACCGTGCGCAGACTGCGGCTGCACAGAGGACACGCCTCTGTTTCTATAGAACTACAATATTACAGATATCCCTTTCTATCAAACAGCTTTCACTCAGTCTGtgtgcaggaggaggaggaggaggaggaggaggaggaggaggaggaggaggaggaggaggagcaggaggaggaggaggaggaggaggaggaggagcaggaggaggagcaggaggaggaggaggaggaggaggaggaggaagatttTACCTGATAAATAAagattttgaattgaattgagagaAACATACCTCGAGCATTTGCTCTATATCTCCAGGACAGAACTATCCAGGAAGAAGCAGACAGAGAAGCGTtagagaagaagaggaggaggaggaggaggaggaggaggaggaggaggaggaggaggaggaggaggaggaggaggaggaggaggaggaggaggagcccaGAAGCAGCTTCATgtgcaacaaaataaaaatcacCATTTATTACAGCGAGAAACAGAAACAGAGATTCTCATCAGTTTTTCAACTGTCCTTGAACTACTCACTCTATTCTAAAtcagggtgtccaaactacggcccgggggccaaatgcggcccgggggccattttgaatcgacccctcagcaaattcaaaaGAATAACGGCCCTCGTTCATGTGTCTGTAAGCGGCCCTCGTCCATGTGTCTGTGAGCGGCCCTCGTCCATGTGTCTGTAAGCGGCCctcgtctgtgtgtctgtaagcGGCCctcgtctgtgtgtctgtaagcGGCCCTCGTCCATGTGTCTGTAAGCGGCCCTCGTCCATGTGTCTGTGAGCGGCCctcgtctgtgtgtctgtaagcGGCCCTCGTCCATGTGTCTGTAAGCGGCCCTCGTCCATGTGTCTGTAAGCGGCCctcgtctgtgtgtctgtaagcGGCCCTCGTCCATGTGTCTGTAAGCGGCCCTCGTCCATGTGTCTGTGAGCGGCCCTCGTCCATGTGTCTGTGAGCGGCCCTCGTCCATGCGTCTGTGAGCGGCCCTCGTCCATGTGTCTGTGAGCGGCCCTCGTCCATGTGTCTGTAAGCGGCCCTCGTCCATGTGTCTGTGAGCGGCCCTCGTCCATGTGTCTGTGAGCGGCCCTCGTCCATGTGTCTGTGAGCGGCCCTCGTCCATGTGTCTGTGAGCGGCCCTCGTACATGTGTCTGTGAGCGGCCCTCGTCCGTGTGTCTGTGAGCGGCCCTCGTCCTTGTGTCTGTGAGCGGCCCTCGTCCATGTGTCTGTGAGCGGCCCTCGTACATGTGTCTGTAAGCGGAATCAGTGATCACCTCGTCCTGCTGCCCGTCCGCCTCACAGTGCCCAGGGTTGGGGTAATGTTTGAGGAACTGAGCCACGTACGTCATGATGGACTTCTCATCCGGCTTGTCCACGTCCACATCTGGAGAGACACAGAGAACATGTTCACATGTACCCTGAGCAGGGAACCAAGTCTCTCTCCCCATGGGCTCAGCAGCAGGGCAGGTGTGGCAGTGACTAACTCAAGTCCTCCTCCAGCAGAGCAGCAGGAATATATAATAGGACATAAACTAATAAAACAGATCAAAGAGTGaagagaatgttttgagatgtgaaagtaaatacaaataaaatagaaatagttCAAGAAGAGTCTGTATACACGTAAATGAATATGATATGTAGATCAATAAGATGCAACAGATGAATGTTCTGGATGCTCTCACAGAGTTCAGGTGGTCAGCAGTCTGATGTCCTGAGGGACTGGGGTTTTTAGATCAGAGCAGGTACATGTGGTGGAAGTCAATATAAACTAAACCAGCCACGGCAGCCTGAGAGCAATTATCCTCCGTCTGCCCCGGTGTGTTCTGTGGATCAGGATGAAGCTCCAGAGAGGTTCGGATCAGAGTGATAAAACATCTCTGCAGCAGACAGACTGCAGAGAGGCTGCAGAGAGGCTGCAGAGAGGCTGCAGAGAGGCTGCAGACAGACTGCAGAGAGGCTGCAGAGAGGCTGCAGAGAGGCTGCAGAGAGGCTGCAGAGAGGCTGCAGACAGGCTGCAGACGAGGCTGCAGAGAGGCTGCAGACAGGCTGCAGACAGGCTGCAGACAGACTGCTGAGAGGCTGCAGACAGGCTGCAGACAGACTGCTGAGAGGCTGCAGACAGACTGCAGACAGGGCTGCAGACAGACTGCAGACAGGCTGCAGACAGACTGCAGACAGACTGCAGAGAGGCTGCAGACAGACTGCAGAGAGGCTGCAGACAGGCTGCAGACAGACTGCAGACAGACTGCAGAGAGGCTCCAGACAGACTGCAGACAGGCTGCAGACAGACTGCAGACAGACTGCAGACAGACTGCAGACAGGCTGCAGACAGACTGCAGAGAGGCTGCAGACAGACTGCAGACAGGCTGCAGACAGGCTGCAGACAGGCTGCAGACAGACTGCAGAGAGGCTGCAGACAGACTGCAGAGAGGCTGCAGACAGACTGCAGAGAGGCTCCAGACAGACTGCAGACAGACTGCAGACAGACTGCAGACAGACTGCAGAGAGGCTGCAGACAGACTGCAGACAGACTGCAGACAGGCTGCAGACAGACTGCAGACAGACTGCAGACAGACTGCAGACAGGCTGCAGACAGGCTGCAGACAGACTGCAGACAGACTGCAGACAGGCTGCAGACAGACTGCAGACAGACTGCAGACAGACTGCAGACAGGCTGCAGACAGACTGCAGACAGGCTGCAGACAGACTGCAGACAGACTGCAGACAGGCTGCAGACAGACTGCAGACAGACTGCAGACAGGCTGCAGACAGGCTGCAGACAGGCTGCAGACAGACTGCAGAGAGGCTGCAGACAGACTGCAGACAGACTGCAGACAGGCTGCAGACAGACTGCAGAGAGGCTGCAGACAGACTGCAGACAGGCTGCAGACAGGCTGCAGACAGGCTGCAGACAGGCTGCAGACAGACTGCAGAGAGGCTGCAGACAGACTGCAGAGAGGCTGCAGACAGACTGCAGAGAGGCTCCAGACAGACTGCAGACAGACTGCAGACAGACTGCAGAGAGGCTGCAGACAGACTGCAGACAGACTGCAGACAGACTGCAGACAGACTGCAGACAGACTGCAGAGAGGCTGCAGACAGGGCTGCAGACAGACTGCAGACAGGCTGCAGACAGACTGCAGGCAGACTGCAGACAGGCTGCAGACAGACTGCAGACAGACTGCAGACAGACTGCAGACAGGCTGCAGACAGGCTGCAGACAGACTGCAGAGAGGCTGCAGACAGACTGCAGAGAGGCTGCAGACAGGGCTGCAGACAGACTGCAGACAGGCTGCAGACAGACTGCAGACAGACTGCAGACAGGCTGCAGACAGACTGCAGAGAGGCTGCAGACAGGCTGCAGACAGACTGCTGAGAGGCTGCAGACAGACTGCAGACAGACTGCAGACAGGCTGCAGACAGACTACAGAGAGGCTGCAGACAGACTGCAGAGAGGCTGCAGACAGACTGCAGACAGACTGCAGAGAGGCTGCAGACAGACTGCAGACAGACTGCAGAGAGGCTGCAGACAGACTGCAGAGAGGCTGCAGACAGACTGCAGACAGACTGCAGACAGACTGCAGACAGACACTGGGCAGCACTGGAACGCAGCATCAATCTGTAACTACAACCACTTCAGAGGAAACACTACAGATATCAGCACCTCGTTACAATAAAGGCCTACACTGAAAGAACTGAACCGTTGACTTTCATTAATCGTATTATCAAAGTCaaaaaagtcaaagtcaactttaacgTCAACCTGACTCAGTGAGTatttacagacagagagatcaatgACGTTGACTTCAACAGGTTTCACATAACTGCACTAAGTTAGTCAGCAATGATATGAAGTACAACTTAACATGTTGTATTTAAACTCGGTATCATGACTTTcatctaacctaatacagtcaaCGGTTTCTCAGTGTATCTTTTTAACGCGGCTCATCATTTGGGGCAATTGTAATTTTCTTTTAGTATCAGTAGTTTACGGTTCAGTGAGATCACTCTTTCTGTTCTGGCATGTTCTGTCACACCTTGGGGCTGCGTCCAGCATCAAAGGTGCTAAatgaataaagtgtattattaacattattattattatattattactgACTCTAACACAGTTAGTTCCTCCAACAAGCTTTTCTGACATGTTGTGAATATATTTAAAAGAGATATCTGCAGACAAGGACAGACTTAGTGGAACAACCTCGTGGACAAAGGGCAGGCTAGCTGTATGTTCGAGGAGGGGTACCTTCAGGGTCCAGCAGGCGGGGGATGCCCAGCTGGTTCTCTGCCAGGGAGAAGGCCTCCTCCAGGTTCTCCCTgttgctcctcctcctcacctcctccatgTCCACCAGGTCAGGTCTGATGGAGTGGACCACGGACTGGAAGAGCACTCCGTCCCTCCAGCTGGGCCCGAAGTCCTTCACCTGGAGACCGTGgaacctgaaacacacacacacacacacacacacacacacacacacacacacacacacacacacagaggaaggtTATGACACACACCTCAGCTTACCttgaagaacacacacacagagacgttATGTTCTGAAGGTTactgtgagacacacacacacacacacacacacacacacacacacacacacacacacacacacacacacacacctcccctgGTACCTCCTCTGATGTCTATAACCCCACAGTGAGTGGATGTTCCTTACTGTGCGGCGGTGCTCTGAACCCATCGCAGCAGGGCCTTCTTGGCGCCGCCCTGGAAGCGCTGCACCACCTTCCTCTTCATGGGTGGGGGGCTGCCGGCCTCACTGCTCTCCACTGAGGAACTGCTGGTGGAGAGGGGCTGCAGGGAGGTCAGGTTACTGGTCAGCTCCTCGATctgaggagagggggagaggggggggagagagggggggagaggaggggagaggagagaggagagagaggagagaggaggagagaggagaggagaggagagggggagagaggagagaggaggagagagaagagaggagagagaagagaggaggagaggagagaggaggagagaggagagaggagagagaagagaggaggagagaggaggagaggagagaggaggagagaggagagaggagaccaGGTCAGCAACAGGAGACATCTTTCACAGAAGTTTTGGGGGTTTTCTAAGAAATTTACTTTTTTCTGAATTCTGACGTTTTTCTCATatttagatttatttttctcatttgtaAATTTTTCCAAGAATTTATTTTTTTTCTCAGATTTTACGATTTTAACTTTTCTCAGATGTTTTTCTCCAGAACTTTTTAACCCTATAAGAATTTACTTTTTCTCAAAgtgttaataaaaaaaaacgagAATTTCAGCTGAATTTTTTTACAGAATTGGTAATTTTACTTTTTGTTCTTGAAGTTGAATTTGATGCTTATACTTTTATTATATCTTAATTTAAATCAAATTCACTTTGTTGAAATAAAAGCTCAGCATGAAGTGATTGAACGCTCAGAGTTTCTAATAACCGTTTTCCTCAGGTTTAACTCTGTTTGCACCTGGAAGT
Above is a window of Pseudochaenichthys georgianus unplaced genomic scaffold, fPseGeo1.2 scaffold_1647_arrow_ctg1, whole genome shotgun sequence DNA encoding:
- the LOC139433265 gene encoding keratin-associated protein 10-10-like, with protein sequence MLDAAPSLSAACLQSVCSLSAVCLQPVCSLSAVCLQPVCSLSASVCSLSAVCLEPLCSLSAVCLQPVCSLSAVCLQPLCSLSAVCLQPVCSLSAALSAVCLQPLSSLSAACLQPLSSLSAACLQPVCSLSAASSAACLQPLCSLSAASLQPLCSLSAVCLQPLCSLSAASLQPLCSLSAAEMFYHSDPNLSGASS